One region of Qipengyuania gaetbuli genomic DNA includes:
- the ileS gene encoding isoleucine--tRNA ligase, translating into MSEQRDYKDTVFLPKTDFPMKAGLPQKEPQILARWQEENLYAQLREARAGREKFILHDGPPYANGDMHIGHALNRILKDMVVRSQTLLGKDAPFVPGWDCHGLPIEWKVEEQFRKKKRDKNEIPASEFRAECRAYAQHWVDVQREQLKRLGLMADFDNPYLTMQFESEATIVAELMKFAEAGNLYRGSKPVMWSPVEETALAEAEVEYEDITSTQIDVAFEIVESPIAELVGAHAVIWTTTPWTIPVNQALAYGPEVEYVLLSVTADTVGIGAQGDKLVNEVLAAAGLPFHTNRVSKFLVAKELATAFAERLNKAAKALDFGEVGPPSLQEYVDPYSDREASIKGSDLAGTVARHPMHHLGGFYATPRPLLAGDFVTTDSGTGLVHMSPDHGEDDFLLCREHGIEPVFAVMGDGRYRDDWEWLGASDDRRRAVINKAFNAPDGPICSDLREAGALLSASDDYAHSYPHSWRSKAKVIYRCTPQWFVPMDKPLDTGDFDVAAPEGFGAAVAIFTSKDHSTLREIAMREIERVKFYPEKGRRRIGSMVEGRPDWVLSRQRAWGVPITLFVRSDGTYLQDPAVNARVVEAVREKGVDAWDEARKAEFLGPDYDANEFEMVTDILDVWFDSGCTHAFTLEGDRWPDQRWPADLYLEGSDQHRGWFQSSLLESSATRGRAPYDAVLTHGFTMDSAGKKMSKSLGNTIDPLKVMEQYGADIIRLWALSVDFTEDHRIGDEILKGVGDQYRRLRNTFRYLLGALDGFVGDMGDVGEIPELERYVLALLADLDGKLKAALESYDYNTYTRLLVDFCNEDLSAFYFDIRKDCLYCDGPDSVKRNAYRTVLDLLFHALVRYAAPVLVFTAEEAWTTRYPDGGSVHLLDWPAVPGVTADGARWDKLRALREKVTEAIEPLRRDKTIRSSLEADVVVPAAAVPEGFSDEDLAELFITASVARGDSDSVTVTRTGEHKCGRCWRLLPSVPEDGALCDRCEDVIEQMDAAGSAGQ; encoded by the coding sequence ATGTCCGAGCAGCGCGATTACAAAGACACGGTCTTCCTTCCCAAGACCGATTTCCCCATGAAAGCCGGCCTCCCGCAGAAGGAGCCGCAGATCCTTGCGCGCTGGCAGGAAGAGAACCTCTACGCCCAGCTGCGCGAGGCGCGCGCGGGACGCGAGAAGTTCATCCTCCACGATGGCCCGCCCTATGCCAATGGCGACATGCATATCGGCCATGCGCTGAACCGCATCCTGAAAGACATGGTGGTGCGTTCGCAGACGCTGCTCGGCAAGGATGCGCCTTTCGTGCCCGGCTGGGATTGCCACGGTCTGCCGATCGAATGGAAGGTCGAGGAACAGTTCCGCAAGAAGAAGCGCGACAAGAACGAAATCCCGGCCAGCGAATTCCGCGCCGAATGCCGCGCTTATGCGCAGCACTGGGTCGACGTTCAGCGCGAACAGCTGAAGCGCCTGGGGCTGATGGCGGATTTCGACAATCCCTATCTCACCATGCAGTTCGAAAGCGAAGCGACCATTGTTGCCGAGCTGATGAAGTTCGCCGAAGCCGGAAACCTCTATCGCGGATCGAAGCCAGTGATGTGGTCGCCGGTCGAGGAAACCGCGCTGGCCGAAGCCGAGGTCGAGTACGAAGACATCACCTCGACCCAGATCGACGTGGCATTCGAAATCGTGGAATCGCCGATTGCGGAACTGGTCGGCGCGCATGCGGTGATCTGGACCACCACGCCGTGGACGATCCCCGTGAACCAGGCTTTGGCCTATGGGCCAGAGGTTGAGTATGTCCTGCTGTCCGTGACTGCTGACACGGTGGGAATTGGAGCGCAAGGCGACAAGCTGGTCAACGAGGTTTTGGCGGCAGCCGGACTCCCGTTTCATACCAATCGTGTTTCCAAGTTTCTCGTTGCAAAAGAGTTGGCCACAGCCTTCGCTGAGCGCCTCAACAAAGCAGCGAAGGCGCTCGACTTCGGTGAAGTTGGCCCGCCCTCTCTCCAAGAGTATGTTGATCCTTACTCAGACCGAGAGGCGTCGATCAAAGGCTCCGACCTCGCCGGAACCGTCGCGCGTCACCCGATGCACCATCTCGGGGGCTTCTACGCCACGCCGCGTCCGCTGCTCGCGGGCGATTTCGTCACCACCGACAGCGGTACGGGCCTCGTCCATATGTCGCCCGACCATGGCGAGGACGACTTCCTGCTCTGCCGCGAACACGGCATCGAGCCGGTCTTCGCGGTCATGGGCGACGGGCGCTATCGCGATGACTGGGAATGGCTCGGCGCATCCGACGACCGCCGCCGTGCGGTGATCAACAAGGCCTTCAACGCGCCCGACGGCCCGATCTGCTCGGATTTGCGCGAAGCAGGCGCGCTGCTCTCGGCCAGCGACGACTACGCGCACTCTTATCCGCATTCATGGCGCTCAAAGGCCAAGGTCATCTATCGCTGCACGCCGCAATGGTTCGTGCCGATGGACAAGCCGCTCGACACGGGCGACTTCGACGTGGCCGCACCCGAAGGTTTCGGTGCTGCCGTGGCGATATTCACCAGCAAGGACCACTCCACCTTGCGCGAAATCGCCATGCGCGAAATCGAGCGGGTGAAGTTCTATCCCGAAAAGGGCCGCCGCCGCATCGGCTCCATGGTCGAAGGCCGCCCCGACTGGGTGCTTTCGCGCCAGCGCGCATGGGGCGTACCGATCACGCTCTTCGTGCGCAGCGACGGCACGTACCTGCAGGACCCTGCAGTCAATGCCCGCGTGGTAGAGGCAGTGCGCGAGAAGGGCGTCGATGCCTGGGACGAGGCCCGCAAGGCCGAATTCCTCGGGCCGGATTACGACGCGAACGAATTCGAGATGGTCACCGACATTCTCGACGTCTGGTTCGATTCGGGCTGCACCCACGCCTTCACGCTGGAAGGCGACCGCTGGCCCGATCAGCGCTGGCCCGCCGACCTCTATCTGGAAGGCAGCGACCAGCATCGCGGCTGGTTCCAGTCGAGCCTGCTTGAAAGCTCCGCCACCCGCGGCCGTGCGCCCTATGACGCGGTGCTGACCCATGGCTTCACCATGGATTCGGCCGGCAAGAAGATGTCGAAGAGCCTCGGCAACACCATCGACCCGCTGAAAGTCATGGAACAGTACGGCGCGGACATCATCCGCCTGTGGGCGCTGTCCGTCGACTTCACCGAAGACCACCGCATCGGCGATGAGATCCTGAAAGGCGTCGGCGACCAGTACCGCCGCCTGCGCAACACCTTCCGCTATCTCCTCGGCGCGCTCGACGGCTTCGTCGGCGACATGGGCGATGTGGGCGAGATCCCCGAGCTGGAGCGCTACGTGCTCGCGCTGCTGGCCGATCTCGACGGCAAGCTGAAAGCCGCGCTCGAGAGCTACGACTACAACACCTACACGCGCCTGCTGGTCGATTTCTGCAACGAGGACCTGTCCGCGTTCTATTTCGACATCCGCAAGGACTGCCTCTATTGCGACGGGCCGGACAGCGTGAAGCGCAATGCCTATCGCACCGTGCTCGACCTGCTGTTCCATGCACTCGTCCGCTACGCCGCGCCCGTGCTGGTGTTCACGGCGGAAGAGGCCTGGACCACGCGCTACCCCGATGGCGGCAGCGTACACCTGCTCGACTGGCCGGCGGTCCCCGGCGTCACCGCCGACGGCGCGCGCTGGGACAAGCTGCGCGCGCTTCGCGAAAAGGTCACCGAGGCGATCGAGCCGCTGCGCCGCGACAAGACCATCCGTTCGAGCCTCGAGGCCGACGTAGTCGTGCCCGCTGCCGCAGTTCCGGAAGGCTTCAGCGACGAAGACCTCGCCGAACTGTTCATCACCGCGTCAGTCGCACGCGGCGATAGCGACAGCGTGACTGTCACGCGAACCGGTGAACACAAATGCGGCCGCTGCTGGCGCCTGCTGCCCTCGGTCCCCGAGGACGGCGCGCTGTGCGATCGCTGCGAGGACGTGATCGAACAGATGGATGCTGCCGGGAGTGCGGGCCAATGA
- a CDS encoding glycerophosphodiester phosphodiesterase family protein, whose translation MRTHLKRGGLAFALALLVFSLVNASWLAPDPVGAPKLIAHRGLYQMYDKAGVGRDTCTADRIYEPYHPYLENTVDSVLRAHKLGAWLVEVDIAPTKDNELVVFHDWTLDCRTEGTGEVRDATLPELKALDIGHGYTADGGKTFPFRGKFKGAMPTFTEVLAVLPPRGRLMVNFKSKDPAEADLVARELRKAGRDPVKSGDGFYGHDGPIDRIRELYPEAWAWSQAGAKQCSKDYVAYGWTGYLPQSCRGETLFVPLNYQWAFSGWPNRLIARMEAHGGRVIVIGPIGENRPRGLTLPEQLTEIPDSFNGYVWVEDAFTIASALYPSFDDRTVEEWEASEAALEQRRARNRD comes from the coding sequence ATGAGGACACACCTCAAGCGAGGCGGCCTCGCCTTCGCGCTTGCCCTGCTGGTCTTCAGCCTCGTCAATGCCAGCTGGCTGGCCCCGGACCCTGTCGGCGCGCCCAAGCTCATCGCCCATCGCGGCCTCTACCAGATGTACGACAAGGCCGGCGTCGGTCGCGACACCTGCACCGCCGACCGGATTTACGAGCCCTACCATCCCTATCTCGAGAACACGGTGGACAGCGTGCTTCGCGCGCACAAGCTGGGCGCGTGGCTGGTCGAGGTCGATATTGCGCCGACGAAGGACAACGAGCTGGTCGTCTTCCACGACTGGACGCTCGATTGCCGGACCGAAGGTACAGGCGAAGTGCGCGATGCGACGCTGCCTGAACTGAAGGCACTCGACATCGGCCATGGCTACACCGCCGACGGCGGCAAGACTTTCCCGTTTCGCGGCAAGTTCAAGGGCGCGATGCCCACCTTCACCGAGGTCCTCGCCGTCCTGCCGCCGCGCGGGCGCCTGATGGTCAATTTCAAATCGAAGGACCCAGCCGAAGCCGATCTCGTCGCCCGCGAACTGCGCAAGGCAGGCCGCGATCCGGTGAAATCGGGCGACGGCTTCTACGGCCATGACGGGCCGATCGACCGAATTCGCGAACTCTATCCCGAAGCCTGGGCGTGGAGCCAGGCGGGCGCCAAGCAGTGCTCGAAGGACTATGTCGCCTATGGCTGGACCGGCTACCTACCGCAGAGTTGCCGGGGCGAGACCTTGTTCGTGCCGCTCAACTACCAATGGGCGTTTTCAGGCTGGCCCAACCGCCTGATCGCGCGGATGGAAGCCCATGGCGGGCGGGTCATCGTGATCGGTCCCATCGGCGAAAATCGCCCCCGCGGCCTCACCCTGCCCGAGCAGCTGACCGAGATACCCGACAGCTTCAACGGCTATGTCTGGGTGGAGGATGCCTTTACCATTGCCTCGGCGCTCTATCCGAGCTTCGACGATCGCACGGTGGAGGAATGGGAAGCGAGCGAGGCCGCACTCGAGCAGCGCCGGGCAAGGAACCGCGATTGA